The following are encoded together in the Fodinibius salinus genome:
- the xerD gene encoding site-specific tyrosine recombinase XerD: MHYEKELKRYLQFIKLEKNLSENSISSYKNDLRRYLKFVSNDLQIQDLSGLTLQHIEKYLKELTAMDLAVSSVARNISSIRSFHEFAVVEGMADANPAELIELPKKAKNLPEVLNQEEVAAIISTPNRENDAGIRNAAVLETLYATGMRVSELVGLELDNLIFEIGFIRVIGKGNKERLVPVGEAAQSALEHYIEVIRPKFQSDEDPQKAKNRVFLSQRGNPLSRMSIWNIVNDAAERAGIEKNVYPHIFRHSFATHLLEGGADLRAVQEMLGHSSIITTEIYTHVDRSLLHQVHKEFHPRA; this comes from the coding sequence ATGCATTACGAAAAAGAGCTCAAGCGATACCTGCAGTTTATAAAGCTCGAAAAAAATTTATCGGAAAATTCTATCTCTTCCTATAAAAATGATCTTAGGCGATATCTGAAGTTTGTTTCCAACGATCTTCAAATCCAGGACCTGAGCGGCCTTACACTACAGCATATCGAAAAATATCTTAAAGAACTTACTGCTATGGATTTGGCTGTCAGTTCGGTAGCACGTAATATTTCCAGCATCCGTAGCTTTCACGAATTTGCCGTAGTTGAAGGCATGGCTGATGCTAACCCCGCAGAGCTAATTGAACTGCCCAAAAAAGCTAAAAATCTGCCAGAGGTACTAAATCAAGAAGAAGTAGCTGCCATTATTAGTACTCCCAACCGTGAAAATGATGCAGGTATTCGTAATGCGGCTGTATTGGAAACGCTCTATGCCACCGGCATGCGGGTAAGCGAACTCGTAGGACTGGAACTTGATAACTTAATTTTTGAAATCGGCTTTATTCGGGTAATCGGTAAAGGAAACAAAGAACGATTGGTACCTGTTGGAGAAGCTGCCCAATCAGCTTTGGAACATTATATTGAAGTTATACGACCTAAGTTCCAAAGTGATGAAGATCCACAAAAAGCAAAGAACAGAGTTTTTTTGAGTCAACGGGGCAACCCACTTTCGCGCATGAGCATCTGGAATATTGTAAACGATGCTGCCGAACGTGCCGGTATCGAAAAAAATGTGTATCCACATATTTTTCGCCATTCTTTTGCTACTCACCTGTTGGAAGGCGGTGCGGACTTACGTGCTGTACAAGAAATGTTGGGACATTCCTCAATCATTACGACTGAAATTTATACCCATGTTGACCGCTCACTACTTCACCAAGTGCATAAAGAATTTCATCCGCGGGCATAG
- a CDS encoding HD family phosphohydrolase: protein MSILEKLGLAPKKQRGAPVIGENKKEQEEASSLKYNRYIRASILLVFLGVLVISVPQSSFNDSTNYKIDEPWRADDLTAPFTFPIKKSAEEVEKEREAIRKSTPPIFHVDNNANVQVQNRLDSLFQYIKPLATTYEEWQSAKKNEETDASQDSIQVAQLKKRVPVSLSDEGWQTLLENYDSIQSQNRSSGNEQSFTDPNLKNQLSSLTSTLLDDGIINRSKSELDTDEITVRDLGKSTERTLNLVNVRDMDEAREFAQYRISRNFYEALAQVGAQLFNYIIQPNYIYNKQETENRINEAIADISTSKGAVAQGQVIIRRGDIITQKKYNMLQSLAQARSKNATTLERWLGYGGNIIAIISILTIFFFYLYLYRRYIFSDNSMLLLVLIAMAIICVASSVVFQIDNISPYIVPVAIAPIILTIIFDSRVGLMCTVTLGLLTGLINGSNFEYVTATIVACSLGLFSVRDIKNRSQFFFTTPGIVFISYLAVIIGFSMSTFDGWGELGTQVLYVGINAIFILFTYPLILLFEKTFNVTTDFTLLELSDTNLPLLKQLMNKAPGTFHHSLQVSNLAEAAAGAISANSLLCRVGGLYHDIGKMENPGYFTENQTEVNEHEKLKPRMSALVIKAHVSNGVKLAEEHGLPDVIIDFIKTHHGTSLIKFFWEKAKEKADADKKEIREEDFRYDGPPPQTKETGILLLADCVEASSRAMKDPNYQKLENLIDKMVDERVNEGQLSETPLTFQDLRAIKKTFLNILVGIYHSRVEYPDDEQEEEQDKQKQPIDSDEQIPRHPEPPESPPPVDEYYNS from the coding sequence ATGAGTATTCTCGAAAAATTAGGTCTGGCTCCAAAAAAGCAGCGTGGCGCTCCCGTTATCGGCGAAAACAAAAAGGAGCAAGAAGAAGCTTCTTCCCTGAAATATAACCGCTACATCCGGGCCTCTATTCTGTTGGTTTTTCTGGGCGTACTTGTTATATCTGTTCCTCAAAGCTCATTTAACGATTCTACAAATTACAAGATCGATGAACCCTGGAGGGCTGATGACCTCACGGCTCCCTTTACTTTTCCAATCAAAAAAAGTGCAGAGGAAGTTGAAAAAGAACGAGAGGCAATTCGTAAATCCACACCTCCAATTTTCCATGTTGATAACAATGCCAACGTGCAGGTTCAAAATCGGCTGGATTCCCTTTTCCAATATATAAAACCACTTGCCACCACCTATGAAGAGTGGCAGTCTGCTAAAAAAAATGAAGAAACTGATGCCAGCCAAGACAGCATTCAGGTTGCACAACTTAAAAAGCGGGTACCAGTTTCTCTATCTGATGAAGGATGGCAAACCCTATTAGAAAATTATGATTCCATCCAAAGTCAAAACCGGTCATCGGGCAATGAACAGTCCTTCACTGATCCAAATCTAAAAAATCAGCTTTCGTCATTAACCTCTACCCTTTTGGATGACGGAATCATCAACAGATCAAAAAGTGAACTTGATACGGACGAAATTACTGTTCGCGATTTGGGAAAAAGTACGGAACGGACATTAAATTTAGTGAACGTCCGTGATATGGATGAGGCCCGTGAATTCGCCCAATATCGTATTTCTCGGAACTTTTATGAAGCATTGGCCCAAGTAGGTGCCCAACTTTTTAACTACATTATTCAGCCCAACTACATCTACAATAAACAGGAAACAGAAAATAGAATTAATGAGGCAATAGCTGATATATCCACTTCCAAGGGGGCTGTTGCTCAGGGACAAGTTATTATACGCCGCGGTGATATCATCACCCAGAAAAAATATAATATGCTACAGAGTTTGGCTCAGGCCCGCTCGAAAAATGCTACAACGCTGGAACGATGGCTAGGATACGGTGGGAATATCATAGCTATTATTTCTATTCTCACCATTTTCTTTTTCTACCTGTACCTATATCGTCGTTATATTTTTAGCGACAACTCTATGTTGTTGTTGGTTCTTATTGCCATGGCTATCATTTGTGTGGCCTCTTCAGTGGTTTTCCAAATCGATAATATCTCCCCATACATTGTACCAGTAGCTATAGCCCCTATCATTTTAACAATTATTTTTGATTCTCGCGTAGGACTCATGTGTACCGTTACCCTGGGCCTATTAACCGGACTTATTAATGGTAGCAATTTTGAATATGTAACAGCTACAATTGTAGCATGCAGCCTGGGATTATTTTCAGTTCGCGATATTAAAAACAGGTCTCAATTCTTTTTTACGACGCCAGGCATTGTGTTTATTTCTTATTTGGCAGTGATTATTGGCTTTAGCATGAGCACATTTGACGGGTGGGGTGAGCTGGGAACCCAAGTACTTTATGTTGGCATTAATGCAATATTTATCCTATTCACTTATCCTCTTATCCTCCTGTTTGAGAAAACATTTAACGTTACCACAGACTTTACCCTTCTTGAGCTAAGCGATACCAATTTGCCGCTGCTTAAACAGCTGATGAACAAAGCACCCGGTACCTTTCATCACAGTCTGCAGGTATCAAATCTGGCAGAAGCAGCAGCCGGCGCTATCAGTGCAAACAGCTTGCTTTGCCGAGTTGGCGGTTTGTATCACGACATCGGCAAAATGGAAAACCCCGGCTATTTTACGGAAAACCAAACAGAGGTGAATGAACATGAAAAACTAAAACCCCGAATGAGCGCGCTTGTTATAAAAGCTCATGTATCTAACGGGGTCAAATTGGCTGAAGAACATGGACTACCTGATGTTATTATCGATTTTATTAAAACACATCATGGTACTTCACTCATTAAATTTTTCTGGGAGAAGGCCAAAGAAAAAGCCGATGCTGACAAAAAAGAAATTCGGGAAGAGGACTTCAGATACGATGGTCCGCCGCCCCAAACAAAAGAAACAGGCATTTTACTGCTTGCCGACTGCGTAGAGGCTTCATCACGCGCTATGAAAGATCCCAATTATCAAAAGCTTGAGAATCTTATTGACAAGATGGTTGATGAACGCGTAAATGAAGGACAGTTAAGCGAAACACCACTTACCTTTCAGGATTTACGTGCTATTAAAAAAACATTTTTGAATATACTGGTAGGTATTTATCACAGCCGCGTTGAATATCCCGATGATGAGCAAGAAGAAGAGCAGGATAAACAAAAACAACCCATTGACTCTGATGAGCAGATTCCCCGTCATCCTGAGCCTCCTGAAAGCCCACCACCTGTAGATGAATATTATAACTCTTAA
- the fabZ gene encoding 3-hydroxyacyl-ACP dehydratase FabZ, whose protein sequence is MHKHMDQLKIEEIKQLIPHRYPFLLVDRVLEVEEERILSIKNVSVNEEFFNGHFPGRPMMPGVLQVEAMAQSGCLMLMHSHIDDPENSLIVFSGINRAKFRKSVVPGDQLVMEVELVNQRRNFITMEGEAKVEDNVVCELEASAAIVPNEE, encoded by the coding sequence ATACACAAGCACATGGACCAACTCAAGATTGAAGAAATAAAACAATTAATACCTCACCGCTATCCGTTTTTGTTAGTAGATCGCGTGTTAGAGGTTGAAGAGGAACGTATACTTTCGATAAAGAATGTGAGCGTCAACGAAGAGTTTTTTAACGGACACTTTCCGGGTCGCCCCATGATGCCCGGCGTATTGCAAGTAGAGGCAATGGCTCAAAGTGGCTGCTTGATGCTTATGCATTCACATATTGATGATCCCGAAAATTCGTTAATTGTTTTTTCCGGCATTAATAGAGCAAAATTTCGAAAGTCGGTTGTACCCGGTGATCAACTTGTAATGGAAGTTGAACTTGTTAATCAACGTCGTAACTTTATAACTATGGAAGGAGAGGCCAAGGTAGAAGATAATGTAGTATGTGAGCTGGAAGCCTCAGCGGCTATAGTTCCAAATGAAGAATAA
- the ligA gene encoding NAD-dependent DNA ligase LigA, with the protein MDKKQAQQRVHELRNLLKKANKAYYQDAQPFISDKEFDAYLDELEHLEDKFNLSKPDSPTQRVGGQPSSDFETVEHPTDLLSLDNTYNEEELNDFNRRVQEGLGHTNFSYLVELKFDGAALRLRYEDGKLVLGATRGDGARGDDITRNVKTIRDIPLHLSGDYPPVAEIRGEAYMEQEAFQRLNEHRQQQDLNAFANPRNSTAGSLKMQDPREVSRRPIRFFSFDLLTESNKSMTQLKKMELLSEFGLPVCKHFQKCTNIEQVHDLIDEWKTLRDNLPYKTDGVVIKVNEDKFRDSLGATSKAPRWAIAFKFEAEQATTVIENIRLQVGRLGKITPVADLKAIELAGTTVKHASLHNEDEIHRKDIRVGDRVIIEKAGDIIPQVVEVVNPDRDNRSSKFAMPQNCPACGEKLTRLGEDVDWRCINPECPPQIRQRIEHFASRDALDIEGLGKAVVDQLVTQGLIRTYADLYELEKEQLLPLDRMAEKSAQNLLDAIESSKQQPLDRVIYGLGIRFVGKTVARDLANGLQHMDALMTADIETITNIESIGPKIATSVVEFFEQDHNKQIVNKLRAQGLSFEVEQQKQASQKLEGKTFVLTGSLPSLTRKEATEIIEKHGGKVTSSVSGNTDYLLAGDSPGSKLDKAKELGIDPIDQDDFKNLTDETF; encoded by the coding sequence ATGGATAAAAAACAGGCTCAACAGCGCGTTCATGAACTGCGTAACCTCCTTAAAAAAGCAAATAAAGCATATTATCAAGATGCCCAACCATTTATATCCGATAAGGAATTTGATGCATACCTTGATGAGCTAGAACATCTGGAAGACAAGTTTAACCTTTCTAAACCGGATTCACCTACCCAACGTGTAGGCGGTCAGCCCAGCAGTGATTTTGAAACAGTGGAACATCCCACTGATTTGCTAAGCCTGGACAATACCTACAACGAAGAGGAACTTAACGACTTTAACCGCCGCGTTCAGGAAGGATTGGGACATACCAATTTCTCCTACCTGGTTGAGCTAAAGTTTGATGGAGCAGCACTCCGACTACGATACGAAGACGGCAAATTGGTGCTCGGCGCCACGCGCGGCGACGGTGCCCGCGGCGACGATATTACTCGAAATGTAAAGACCATCAGGGATATTCCTCTCCATCTAAGTGGCGATTATCCGCCGGTAGCAGAAATACGAGGAGAAGCATACATGGAGCAGGAAGCTTTCCAACGCCTTAATGAGCACCGGCAACAGCAAGACCTCAATGCCTTTGCCAACCCGCGTAATTCTACAGCCGGATCCCTCAAAATGCAGGATCCGCGGGAAGTTTCTCGGCGCCCTATTCGTTTTTTTAGTTTTGACCTGCTGACCGAAAGCAACAAATCTATGACACAACTTAAAAAGATGGAGCTGTTGTCAGAGTTTGGGTTGCCAGTATGTAAACACTTTCAAAAATGTACCAACATTGAGCAGGTACATGATCTAATTGATGAATGGAAAACACTGCGAGATAATCTCCCTTACAAAACCGATGGAGTAGTTATCAAGGTAAACGAAGACAAGTTTCGTGATTCGCTGGGGGCCACTTCCAAAGCACCGCGCTGGGCTATCGCTTTTAAGTTTGAAGCGGAACAAGCCACTACCGTAATTGAAAATATACGCCTACAAGTTGGGCGTCTGGGCAAAATTACACCCGTAGCTGATCTCAAAGCTATAGAACTTGCCGGTACCACTGTTAAACATGCATCACTACATAACGAAGATGAAATTCACCGGAAGGATATCCGGGTCGGTGATCGCGTCATTATTGAGAAGGCCGGCGATATTATTCCACAGGTTGTTGAAGTGGTCAATCCTGACAGGGACAATAGATCATCAAAATTTGCGATGCCACAAAATTGTCCCGCCTGCGGCGAAAAACTAACCAGATTGGGTGAAGATGTGGACTGGCGGTGCATCAATCCCGAATGCCCGCCTCAAATTCGTCAGCGTATTGAACATTTTGCCTCTCGCGATGCTCTTGACATTGAAGGTTTGGGAAAAGCTGTTGTCGATCAGCTTGTAACACAAGGACTTATTAGAACCTACGCTGATCTTTACGAGCTTGAAAAAGAGCAATTGCTCCCTCTAGATCGTATGGCCGAAAAAAGTGCCCAAAACTTGCTCGATGCTATTGAAAGTAGCAAACAGCAACCGTTGGACCGAGTTATCTATGGGCTGGGTATTCGTTTCGTGGGCAAAACGGTAGCACGCGACCTTGCCAATGGATTGCAACACATGGATGCACTTATGACCGCTGATATAGAAACGATTACAAACATTGAATCAATAGGTCCTAAAATAGCAACATCCGTAGTTGAGTTTTTTGAACAGGATCACAACAAACAAATAGTTAATAAACTACGTGCACAAGGACTTAGCTTTGAAGTAGAGCAACAGAAACAAGCCTCACAAAAACTGGAAGGCAAAACGTTTGTATTAACCGGTAGCCTACCCTCCCTCACTCGCAAAGAGGCTACTGAAATCATTGAAAAACACGGTGGCAAAGTTACTTCGTCAGTTAGCGGTAATACCGATTATCTACTAGCCGGTGATTCTCCGGGTAGCAAATTAGACAAGGCTAAGGAACTTGGAATTGATCCTATTGATCAGGATGATTTTAAAAACCTGACCGATGAAACATTTTAA
- a CDS encoding ComF family protein — protein sequence MSQLAFPNVCVCCGRENTQAQRQICSFCLEDRFEDANPNNEQASSDTLLPEEVLFQHALWAFDKGGDLQHLLHQLKYDRLTTIGVDLGRKLGERVQNHPHINEALQQKNAVILPVPLHYLKFRYRGFNQAFEIAKGFGSVFSELNICNIKDVVRTKNTRTQTGFSLEKRLQNISDAFTVKNKSAFAGKIVVIVDDVFTTGATTFELAQTLLKSEAESIIILTIAQA from the coding sequence TTGTCCCAGCTAGCTTTTCCCAATGTTTGCGTGTGTTGTGGACGAGAAAATACACAGGCTCAGCGACAGATTTGTTCATTTTGTCTTGAGGACCGTTTTGAGGATGCAAATCCCAATAATGAGCAAGCTTCGAGTGATACCTTGCTACCAGAAGAAGTTTTATTTCAGCATGCATTATGGGCATTTGACAAAGGAGGAGATTTGCAGCATTTGCTGCATCAGCTTAAATACGATCGGCTTACCACTATTGGCGTTGATTTGGGACGCAAGCTGGGGGAGCGGGTACAAAATCATCCCCATATAAATGAGGCACTACAGCAGAAAAATGCAGTTATTTTGCCCGTCCCTTTGCACTATCTCAAATTTAGGTATCGTGGATTTAACCAAGCCTTTGAAATTGCAAAAGGATTCGGATCAGTTTTTTCTGAGCTCAATATTTGTAACATTAAAGATGTAGTGCGAACCAAAAATACACGCACACAAACGGGTTTCTCTCTCGAAAAACGACTACAAAATATTAGCGATGCTTTTACCGTCAAAAACAAATCAGCCTTTGCCGGCAAGATTGTTGTTATTGTAGATGATGTTTTTACGACCGGAGCTACAACATTTGAGCTGGCTCAGACCCTGTTAAAATCAGAAGCGGAAAGTATTATTATATTGACAATAGCCCAAGCATAA
- the surE gene encoding 5'/3'-nucleotidase SurE — protein sequence MSDSKDDPKILVCNDDGIFSPGIRALSGVADEFGEVEIIAPDRQQSAVGHAVTVDTPLRSRSFQIDGQFSGQAVTGTPADSVKLGHDQLMDQKPDLVVSGINHGSNAGVNILYSGTVSAATEGTILGYPSIAVSCTDFDEDADLSGAKEAARRVINFVLTEGLPKGITLNLNVPPGPLTDIKWTRQANSRYVEEFEGRVDPNDRSYYWLTGKLELLDEGDDLDVNALEKGYASLTPIQYDMTAYSLLKESKDIKL from the coding sequence ATGAGTGATTCCAAAGACGATCCAAAAATACTTGTTTGTAATGATGACGGAATTTTCTCTCCAGGAATACGAGCCCTTTCTGGAGTGGCAGATGAGTTCGGAGAGGTAGAAATTATTGCGCCCGACCGACAACAAAGTGCCGTTGGTCATGCTGTTACAGTTGATACGCCATTGCGATCACGCTCTTTTCAAATTGATGGTCAGTTTAGTGGACAGGCAGTAACCGGCACTCCAGCAGATTCAGTAAAACTAGGGCACGATCAGCTGATGGATCAAAAGCCTGATTTGGTGGTAAGTGGAATTAATCATGGCAGTAATGCAGGTGTAAATATTTTGTATTCTGGCACGGTTAGTGCAGCAACAGAAGGCACCATTCTGGGATATCCATCGATTGCCGTAAGCTGTACTGATTTTGATGAAGATGCTGATCTTAGCGGGGCAAAAGAAGCTGCACGAAGGGTTATAAATTTTGTGCTTACCGAAGGTCTGCCCAAGGGGATTACGCTTAATCTAAACGTACCGCCGGGTCCGTTGACAGACATCAAATGGACACGGCAGGCTAATAGTCGGTATGTTGAAGAGTTTGAAGGCCGCGTTGATCCCAACGATCGTTCGTACTACTGGTTAACCGGTAAGCTTGAGCTGCTTGATGAGGGAGATGACCTTGATGTAAATGCCCTGGAAAAAGGTTATGCTTCGCTTACGCCCATTCAGTATGATATGACGGCCTATTCGCTGCTTAAAGAAAGTAAGGATATTAAGTTATAA
- the ubiE gene encoding bifunctional demethylmenaquinone methyltransferase/2-methoxy-6-polyprenyl-1,4-benzoquinol methylase UbiE — translation MSEKVRRMFADIADDYDRVNSILSFGVHHLWRSKTVELSGARKGDVVLDCATGTGDLALEFKEQVGADGRVLGTDFCKEMIEHAPAKASQRNLDVDFEVADAMNLPYDDDCFNIASIAFGIRNVDDPIRALREMARVVKTGGRVVVLEFGQPKGLMKYPYELYSQHIMPAIGGWISGNREAYTYLPRTSAEFPAGEKFVSLMEEAAVFSSHDAEKLTAGIAYIYVGTVK, via the coding sequence ATGAGTGAGAAAGTACGGCGTATGTTTGCTGATATCGCCGATGATTACGATCGGGTTAACTCCATTCTTTCATTCGGAGTGCATCACCTGTGGCGTTCTAAAACAGTAGAATTGAGCGGCGCTCGCAAAGGGGATGTCGTGCTTGATTGTGCTACCGGTACCGGCGATTTGGCGCTGGAATTCAAAGAGCAAGTGGGTGCTGATGGTAGAGTTCTTGGTACAGATTTTTGTAAAGAGATGATTGAACATGCTCCAGCCAAAGCATCCCAGCGGAATTTAGATGTTGATTTTGAAGTGGCTGATGCCATGAATCTGCCGTATGACGACGATTGTTTTAATATTGCAAGCATCGCTTTTGGTATCCGTAATGTAGATGACCCGATTCGGGCGCTACGTGAGATGGCTCGGGTTGTAAAAACAGGTGGTAGGGTGGTAGTGTTGGAGTTTGGACAGCCCAAAGGGCTGATGAAGTATCCTTATGAATTATACAGCCAGCATATTATGCCCGCTATCGGCGGATGGATAAGTGGTAATCGCGAAGCATATACCTATTTGCCACGTACGAGTGCTGAATTTCCCGCCGGTGAAAAGTTTGTTTCGCTTATGGAAGAGGCCGCTGTTTTTAGCTCTCACGATGCAGAAAAACTTACCGCCGGCATTGCCTATATTTATGTAGGTACCGTAAAATAA
- the panB gene encoding 3-methyl-2-oxobutanoate hydroxymethyltransferase, translating to MSTQDTSEKPKKVTTQTVVDMKGDNEKISMLTAYDYTMARIVDRAGIDVLLVGDSAGNVMAGHETTVPMTMEQMIYHTSCVVRGAERALVIADLPFMSFQVTANEALTNAGRMMKEAGAHGIKMEGGKPVVDTVAKIVEAGIPVMGHLGLTPQSIYQFGTYQVRAKEESEAQQLLEDAKALEQAGCFSLVLEKIPAPLAAKVTSELSIPTIGIGAGAECDGQVLVTHDMLGLNKEFKPRFLRRYADMDSTMTEAVQQYISDVKTGDFPNKDEQYE from the coding sequence ATGAGTACACAAGATACATCCGAAAAACCCAAAAAAGTGACGACCCAGACGGTCGTGGACATGAAGGGAGATAATGAAAAGATCAGCATGCTCACGGCCTATGACTACACTATGGCACGAATTGTAGATCGGGCAGGTATTGATGTGTTGCTGGTAGGGGATTCGGCCGGTAATGTTATGGCCGGGCATGAGACGACGGTGCCCATGACCATGGAACAAATGATTTATCATACCTCATGTGTGGTACGTGGAGCAGAACGGGCATTAGTCATAGCTGACTTACCATTTATGAGCTTTCAGGTAACGGCTAACGAAGCACTCACCAATGCCGGTCGCATGATGAAAGAAGCGGGTGCTCATGGAATCAAGATGGAGGGCGGAAAGCCGGTTGTGGATACGGTTGCCAAAATTGTAGAGGCCGGCATACCGGTTATGGGACACCTTGGATTAACGCCCCAAAGCATTTATCAATTTGGAACCTATCAAGTTCGAGCAAAAGAGGAATCGGAGGCGCAACAGCTTCTTGAGGACGCTAAAGCGCTGGAACAGGCTGGCTGTTTTTCGCTGGTGTTAGAGAAGATTCCTGCACCATTGGCAGCGAAAGTAACATCAGAACTTAGTATTCCCACTATTGGGATTGGAGCTGGTGCTGAGTGTGATGGGCAGGTGCTGGTAACGCATGATATGTTGGGGCTTAACAAAGAGTTCAAACCGCGATTTTTACGCCGCTATGCCGATATGGACAGTACGATGACAGAAGCTGTTCAGCAATACATCTCGGATGTTAAAACTGGAGATTTTCCTAATAAAGATGAGCAATATGAGTGA
- a CDS encoding histidine phosphatase family protein — MSISNIYLARHGQTEYNRCDQMQGRGIDISLNDTGRRQARAIADHLDGIGLHRIFSSSLKRSKETAQLIAEQHEIELESHADLDEMDFGVFEGRPASEVESQLQELHEKWRSGNVDYACQEGESPRIVLERADSKMKKIVNQHSGTNLLFVLHGRLIRIILSHWLQYGLQGMHRVPHTNGALYHLQWDGDRFEPIYLNYTDHLQNGV, encoded by the coding sequence GTGAGCATCTCAAATATTTATTTAGCACGTCACGGTCAAACAGAGTACAATCGTTGTGACCAAATGCAGGGACGGGGCATTGACATTTCTCTTAATGATACTGGTCGTCGGCAAGCACGTGCTATTGCAGATCATCTTGATGGTATCGGTTTGCACCGCATTTTTAGCAGCAGTCTAAAACGATCGAAAGAAACGGCTCAGTTGATTGCAGAGCAACATGAGATAGAACTAGAATCGCATGCCGATTTAGATGAGATGGATTTTGGCGTGTTCGAAGGACGTCCGGCCTCCGAGGTTGAATCGCAGTTGCAGGAACTCCATGAGAAATGGCGGTCCGGTAATGTGGATTATGCTTGCCAAGAAGGTGAAAGTCCGAGGATAGTTTTGGAGCGAGCTGATAGTAAGATGAAGAAAATTGTCAATCAGCATAGCGGTACAAATTTACTATTTGTACTGCACGGTCGGCTGATTCGTATTATACTTTCGCACTGGTTGCAGTATGGTTTGCAGGGGATGCACCGCGTGCCTCACACCAATGGGGCACTTTATCATCTACAGTGGGATGGGGACAGGTTTGAACCCATATATTTAAACTATACCGACCATTTGCAGAATGGGGTATAG
- a CDS encoding helix-turn-helix domain-containing protein, with translation MESLGNDLARIRKEKELSLDDINKATKIPLHILRSIEDDSIFSDLQESPTYIRSYIRSYAKALSIDEQKIIYALDKKEKGQYSGSLQKILDDSYDQKEKSTFELDEDNSDSSVESTDNAEEQMIHDHSPEFKSDSNDSSDSESDHPESEEEVPTVQTVDWADMGRQFQPLESTKSKVWIFIIGIIIVVGAVIYFFFFNNRFTTSEDTPSTAQTEITTDNTDEPADSLQLNVMPSTPADSVTAINDTSKVPNPVQNTTLSELPDTLHIVLYAAYGKLEPVRVFTDVMDDINPYWLEQGEAYKFNFIDEIQIRGQYSRMELLLNGHPIENLREQFYNPDTRLLEINRSYFVGDSTWLKAAPDSLPIDAPPPSVIKDRPTFN, from the coding sequence ATGGAGTCACTTGGAAATGACTTAGCACGCATACGAAAAGAAAAAGAACTTAGCCTGGACGATATTAACAAGGCTACCAAAATTCCTCTGCATATTCTGCGATCTATCGAGGATGATTCTATTTTTTCTGATCTACAGGAAAGTCCAACCTATATTCGCAGTTATATCCGGAGTTACGCCAAAGCACTGTCGATTGATGAGCAAAAGATTATTTATGCGCTCGATAAAAAAGAAAAGGGACAGTATAGCGGATCTCTACAAAAAATACTCGACGATAGTTACGATCAAAAGGAGAAATCGACCTTTGAGCTTGATGAAGATAATTCTGATTCTTCTGTTGAATCGACCGACAATGCCGAAGAGCAAATGATTCATGATCACTCACCAGAGTTTAAATCCGATAGCAATGACTCCTCAGATTCTGAAAGTGATCATCCAGAATCCGAAGAAGAAGTCCCCACTGTTCAAACGGTAGATTGGGCCGACATGGGTCGTCAGTTCCAGCCACTGGAATCCACAAAATCGAAAGTTTGGATTTTCATTATAGGCATTATAATTGTCGTTGGAGCAGTCATTTATTTCTTCTTTTTTAATAATCGCTTTACAACTTCTGAGGATACACCTTCAACAGCTCAAACTGAAATTACAACCGACAATACTGACGAACCCGCTGACTCTCTGCAACTTAACGTTATGCCTTCCACACCCGCCGATTCGGTTACGGCAATAAACGATACTTCTAAAGTTCCCAATCCGGTACAAAACACTACGCTTAGCGAATTGCCGGATACATTACATATAGTACTCTATGCTGCTTATGGTAAGCTCGAGCCGGTGCGTGTTTTTACTGATGTTATGGATGATATTAATCCCTATTGGCTTGAGCAGGGAGAAGCATATAAATTTAACTTTATAGATGAAATTCAAATCCGCGGGCAGTACAGCCGAATGGAACTGTTACTAAATGGACATCCCATTGAAAATTTACGTGAGCAGTTTTATAATCCCGACACTCGTCTTTTAGAAATTAACCGCTCGTATTTTGTCGGTGATTCCACATGGCTGAAAGCTGCACCCGATTCACTGCCGATTGATGCCCCTCCCCCTTCTGTTATTAAAGATCGGCCAACGTTTAACTAA